In the genome of Dermacentor variabilis isolate Ectoservices chromosome 5, ASM5094787v1, whole genome shotgun sequence, one region contains:
- the LOC142583201 gene encoding uncharacterized protein LOC142583201 isoform X1, with translation MRARPPPTTIQGVPVPWGVSQNDLEAVEDILSATSLASNLHGVLSTRRNRRAVPDHEACRRICPAAGTSGRPKTTSSITKQPLAQPRAVASKARLCPSTSTPRGAPPPAPGWERALSSGPQAMRPPDASALEEFVLDDRDLLRLCELPSALQQQQQHRPRRSAAAQAGVGGASAGRRPSHLRTVSIIDTLSALARGAQDHRDVAAKAEPWLPASAASRRPARRPGGQAAPPPPRDWSRQYASDSELKSGGDACSVLSLRSQPPRRAAQRPPLSRVPHWIRAIFRVAKKGDLDALSHSLRDMEKQLIWNLSDGQGNTLWHVCAARNHLRCFQWLCQGHPQHVLADENHSNLTPVATAVKHGNLEILQWLVSKSMALDQVDPSEGNRTLLHLAAKYGQERTVSWLAEYMHNNQLNINRKDCDGNTAMHLAARYGHIPVIKALVLHRADVTVQNEQGLRPYGVALQNSQEACADYLLTVEVCLGLSADQVLLEGHFQSLQAENTEVKNGFKELLVLTRRLLRRQEEALQYVQAVCTGNLSSDRAESDSASSLPWNSLSGNSDSKQAQAKLQALLENSQLKLLPEEESRLLQLEEKWRRLRVNKGAVETRSPVELIRSQFAQVLAKCSTPPVQPMRPASSSGTSVSNDSEEESTEDEPNVASSLATTKHVPSLMPWEQEVCSWDKVQVFLDGLCEKQAPPKKNRSSNTLVIRQGASRLRAKNYREQLESAPENVSLKVLFENNPELRQEGQTCSVLEVLEPSSSDAEDDLHHDSCGSSSGSFRSNENAVLHVAQRRQPRQVNGDRHLRSSSSGASKEGGRARAIFLTNIAELPDCSSSYKLSVKFQQSQECSHTNLPEVAPKEEVAEAGANDGKSKSAEKQMTLAEPDLIRGTSMAERCPLDTSQGSAVSSLEVPAREVSVQDAEELKEQHDGAEGVTADSTPSLAEASSPGASSAKKRSGFLLKFSLKGRFQSKQKQQQQQQPRKCEEISPEEFRETYTRSAGSEPPAVPSRDSAVPSPVKGNELFSSAPLPPPPIPSLPRRDPPPVPPPCEEVPPRPAMPLTEEQEEKCSPSEDGLLYLRNGSPEPSILQPDSVLSKTTGGTLSRPASSASQTEDGRRGSVTLSRTSAFSLAKPLSPTELLLHTPDSSVGGRQSPAPSEVSKTESALSPPSEASKAESARQPPLCKIEEAAQEALKRAAGPLLDATKGPQETAAAQESQPSLVPSSSSSSSSNSAKSKKMTLAARKNKKSSKPWYEVSDEEDMLLPDKYQTVRPRSSSEDEADLAIVA, from the exons CATCGAACCTGCACGGTGTGCTGTCCACGAGGCGAAACCGTCGCGCCGTTCCTGACCATGAGGCTTGCCGCAGGATCTGCCCAGCTGCCGGCACCAGTGGCCGCCCGAAGACAACATCGAGCATTACCAAACAG CCACTGGCCCAGCCGCGAGCCGTGGCGTCCAAGGCCCGGCTGTGCCCCAGCACCAGCACGCCCCGCGGCGCACCCCCGCCGGCGCCCGGCTGGGAGCGCGCGCTGAGCTCGGGCCCGCAAGCCATGCGGCCGCCGGACGCCAGCGCGCTCGAGGAGTTCGTGCTCGACGACCGCGACCTGCTGCGGCTGTGCGAGCTGCCCTCCgccctgcagcagcagcagcagcatcggccgCGCCGGTCCGCCGCCGCGCAGGCCGGGGTCGGAGGCGCCTCGGCGGGTCGCCGGCCGTCGCACCTGCGCACCGTGTCGATCATCGACACGCTGAGCGCGCTGGCCCGCGGCGCCCAGGACCACCGGGACGTTGCGGCCAAGGCCGAACCGTGGCTGCCCGCCTCGGCGGCGTCCCGGCGGCCGGCCCGGCGCCCGGGGGGCCaggctgcgccgccgccgccgcgcgactgGTCGCGCCAGTACGCGTCCGACAGCGAGCTCAAGAGCGGCGGCGACGCCTGCTCGGTGCTCTCCCTGCGAAGCCAGCCGCCTCGGCGCGCGGCGCAGCGACCCCCGCTGTCCAGGGTGCCGCACTGGATACGCGCCATCTTCAGGGTCGCCAAGAAGGGCGACCTGGACGCCCTG AGTCACAGCCTGCGCGACATGGAGAAGCAACTTATCTGGAACCTGTCTGACGGCCAGGGCAACACGTTGTGGCACGTCTGTGCTGCGCGCAATCACCTGCGGTGCTTCCAGTGGCTCTGCCAAGGTCATCCTCAACACGTTCTGGCCGATGAAAACCACAGCAACCTCACCCCCGTTGCCACAGCAGTCAAA CATGGCAACCTCGAAATACTCCAGTGGCTTGTAAGCAAGTCTATGGCACTGGACCAGGTAGACCCCAGTGAAGGAAATAGAACTCTTCTGCACTTGGCTGCCAAGTATGGGCAG GAGAGAACAGTCAGTTGGCTGGCTGAGTACATGCATAACAACCAGCTGAACATAAACCGGAAGGACTGCGATGGAAACACAGCAATGCATTTGGCTGCAAGATACGGACACATTCcagtcattaag GCGTTGGTGCTGCACCGTGCTGACGTCACAGTCCAGAACGAGCAGGGCCTGCGACCGTACGGTGTCGCTCTGCAGAACAGCCAGGAAGCCTGCGCTGACTACCTCCTCACCGTAGAAGTCTGCCTGGGGCTCTCGGCTGACCAGGTGCTGCTGGAGGGACATTTCCAAAG TTTGCAAGCGGAGAACACAGAGGTGAAGAATGGATTCAAAGAG TTGCTCGTGCTGACAAGAAGATTGCTAAGGAGGCAAGAAGAGGCATTGCAGTACGTCCAGGCTGTGTGCACAGGCAACTTGAGTTCAGACAGGGCCGAATCTGACAGTGCTTCATCATTACCATGGAACTCTCTCTCAGG GAATTCGGACAGCAAGCAGGCACAGGCCAAGCTCCAGGCACTCCTGGAAAACAGCCAACTCAAACTGCTTCCAGAAGAAGAAAGCCGTCTGCTGCAGCTGGAGGAAAAGTGGCGGCGCCTGCGGGTGAACAAGGGCGCTGTCGAAACACGCTCCCCTGTGGAGCTAATTAG GTCACAGTTTGCACAAGTGCTAGCCAAGTGCAGCACTCCACCGGTGCAGCCGATGAGGCCAGCTTCCTCCTCCGGAACGTCAGTGTCCAACGACAGCGAAGAGGAGAGCACCGAGGATGAGCCGAACGTTGCTAGCTCCCTGGCCACAACGAAGCACGTGCCAAGCCTCATGCCCTGGGAGCAAGAGGTCTGCTCCTGGGACAAGGTCCAGGTCTTCTTGGACGGCCTCTGTGAAAAGCAGGCCCCTCCAAAGAAAAACAGGAGTTCAAACACGCTCGTCATACGCCAGGGAGCATCCAGGCTGCGGGCTAAGAACTATCGCGAGCAGCTCGAATCTGCACCCGAGAATGTCAGCTTGAAAGTGCTGTTTGAGAACAACCCCGAGCTGAGGCAGGAAGGCCAGACGTGCTCTGTTCTCGAGGTGCTGGAGCCATCGAGCAGCGACGCGGAAGATGATTTGCACCACGACAGCTGTGGCAGCTCTTCGGGGTCGTTTCGGTCCAACGAGAACGCTGTGCTGCACGTGGCGCAGCGGCGGCAGCCGAGGCAAGTGAACGGTGACCGCCACTTGCGCAGCTCTAGCTCGGGTGCCTCGAAGGAAGGTGGCAGGGCCAGAGCCATCTTTCTGACAAACATTGCAGAGCTGCCCGATTGCTCGAGCAGCTACAAGCTCAGCGTGAAGTTCCAGCAGTCCCAGGAGTGTTCGCATACGAACTTGCCTGAGGTTGCGCCCAAGGAAGAAGTTGCAGAAGCTGGCGCAAACGATGGCAAATCAAAAAGTGCTGAAAAGCAGATGACTCTCGCCGAGCCTGACCTGATTCGGGGAACCAGCATGGCAGAAAGGTGTCCGCTCGACACATCACAGGGGAGTGCAGTCTCGTCCTTGGAAGTTCCTGCTCGAGAGGTCTCCGTCCAGGATGCCGAAGAGCTGAAAGAACAGCACGATGGTGCTGAAGGTGTTACAGCTGATAGCACACCTTCCCTGGCTGAAGCCTCCTCGCCCGGTGCATCCAGTGCCAAGAAGCGCAGTGGCTTCTTGCTCAAGTTTTCCCTGAAAGGCCGCTTTCAATCCaagcagaaacagcagcagcagcagcagccgcgcaAGTGCGAAGAGATAAGCCCCGAAGAGTTTCGTGAGACGTACACGCGTAGCGCAGGTTCGGAGCCTCCAGCGGTCCCGAGCAGAGACAGCGCGGTGCCGAGCCCCGTCAAGGGGAATGAACTGTTTTCGAGTGCGCCACTACCGCCACCGCCGATTCCTTCATTACCGCGGAGGGACCCGCCACCGGTGCCTCCTCCATGTGAAGAGGTGCCTCCGCGGCCCGCCATGCCTCTCACCGAGGAGCAGGAAGAAAAGTGCTCGCCTTCAGAAGATGGGCTGCTCTACCTCCGCAACGGTTCACCCGAACCCAGCATACTGCAGCCCGACTCTGTCCTATCCAAGACGACTGGAG GAACACTTTCACGACCTGCATCGTCAGCATCGCAGACCGAAGATGGCCGACGGGGCTCCGTGACGCTCAGCAGGACAAGCGCTTTCTCCCTGGCCAAGCCACTGTCGCCTACCGAGCTGTTGCTGCACACACCAGACTCCTCGGTGGGCGGTCGGCAGTCGCCTGCTCCCAGCGAAGTCTCCAAGACTGAGAGTGCCCTGTCGCCCCCGAGCGAAGCATCCAAGGCAGAGAGCGCCCGGCAGCCGCCACTATGCAAGATTGAGGAAGCAGCTCAGGAAGCACTGAAGCGTGCCGCTGGTCCACTACTAGATGCGACCAAGGGGCCCCAAGAGACGGCAGCTGCTCAGGAATCCCAGCCGTCACTTGTCcctagcagcagtagcagcagcagcagcaacagtgcaAAA AGCAAGAAAATGACCCTTGCtgcaagaaagaacaagaagagcTCCAAGCCATG
- the LOC142583201 gene encoding uncharacterized protein LOC142583201 isoform X2: MRPPDASALEEFVLDDRDLLRLCELPSALQQQQQHRPRRSAAAQAGVGGASAGRRPSHLRTVSIIDTLSALARGAQDHRDVAAKAEPWLPASAASRRPARRPGGQAAPPPPRDWSRQYASDSELKSGGDACSVLSLRSQPPRRAAQRPPLSRVPHWIRAIFRVAKKGDLDALSHSLRDMEKQLIWNLSDGQGNTLWHVCAARNHLRCFQWLCQGHPQHVLADENHSNLTPVATAVKHGNLEILQWLVSKSMALDQVDPSEGNRTLLHLAAKYGQERTVSWLAEYMHNNQLNINRKDCDGNTAMHLAARYGHIPVIKALVLHRADVTVQNEQGLRPYGVALQNSQEACADYLLTVEVCLGLSADQVLLEGHFQSLQAENTEVKNGFKELLVLTRRLLRRQEEALQYVQAVCTGNLSSDRAESDSASSLPWNSLSGNSDSKQAQAKLQALLENSQLKLLPEEESRLLQLEEKWRRLRVNKGAVETRSPVELIRSQFAQVLAKCSTPPVQPMRPASSSGTSVSNDSEEESTEDEPNVASSLATTKHVPSLMPWEQEVCSWDKVQVFLDGLCEKQAPPKKNRSSNTLVIRQGASRLRAKNYREQLESAPENVSLKVLFENNPELRQEGQTCSVLEVLEPSSSDAEDDLHHDSCGSSSGSFRSNENAVLHVAQRRQPRQVNGDRHLRSSSSGASKEGGRARAIFLTNIAELPDCSSSYKLSVKFQQSQECSHTNLPEVAPKEEVAEAGANDGKSKSAEKQMTLAEPDLIRGTSMAERCPLDTSQGSAVSSLEVPAREVSVQDAEELKEQHDGAEGVTADSTPSLAEASSPGASSAKKRSGFLLKFSLKGRFQSKQKQQQQQQPRKCEEISPEEFRETYTRSAGSEPPAVPSRDSAVPSPVKGNELFSSAPLPPPPIPSLPRRDPPPVPPPCEEVPPRPAMPLTEEQEEKCSPSEDGLLYLRNGSPEPSILQPDSVLSKTTGGTLSRPASSASQTEDGRRGSVTLSRTSAFSLAKPLSPTELLLHTPDSSVGGRQSPAPSEVSKTESALSPPSEASKAESARQPPLCKIEEAAQEALKRAAGPLLDATKGPQETAAAQESQPSLVPSSSSSSSSNSAKSKKMTLAARKNKKSSKPWYEVSDEEDMLLPDKYQTVRPRSSSEDEADLAIVA; encoded by the exons ATGCGGCCGCCGGACGCCAGCGCGCTCGAGGAGTTCGTGCTCGACGACCGCGACCTGCTGCGGCTGTGCGAGCTGCCCTCCgccctgcagcagcagcagcagcatcggccgCGCCGGTCCGCCGCCGCGCAGGCCGGGGTCGGAGGCGCCTCGGCGGGTCGCCGGCCGTCGCACCTGCGCACCGTGTCGATCATCGACACGCTGAGCGCGCTGGCCCGCGGCGCCCAGGACCACCGGGACGTTGCGGCCAAGGCCGAACCGTGGCTGCCCGCCTCGGCGGCGTCCCGGCGGCCGGCCCGGCGCCCGGGGGGCCaggctgcgccgccgccgccgcgcgactgGTCGCGCCAGTACGCGTCCGACAGCGAGCTCAAGAGCGGCGGCGACGCCTGCTCGGTGCTCTCCCTGCGAAGCCAGCCGCCTCGGCGCGCGGCGCAGCGACCCCCGCTGTCCAGGGTGCCGCACTGGATACGCGCCATCTTCAGGGTCGCCAAGAAGGGCGACCTGGACGCCCTG AGTCACAGCCTGCGCGACATGGAGAAGCAACTTATCTGGAACCTGTCTGACGGCCAGGGCAACACGTTGTGGCACGTCTGTGCTGCGCGCAATCACCTGCGGTGCTTCCAGTGGCTCTGCCAAGGTCATCCTCAACACGTTCTGGCCGATGAAAACCACAGCAACCTCACCCCCGTTGCCACAGCAGTCAAA CATGGCAACCTCGAAATACTCCAGTGGCTTGTAAGCAAGTCTATGGCACTGGACCAGGTAGACCCCAGTGAAGGAAATAGAACTCTTCTGCACTTGGCTGCCAAGTATGGGCAG GAGAGAACAGTCAGTTGGCTGGCTGAGTACATGCATAACAACCAGCTGAACATAAACCGGAAGGACTGCGATGGAAACACAGCAATGCATTTGGCTGCAAGATACGGACACATTCcagtcattaag GCGTTGGTGCTGCACCGTGCTGACGTCACAGTCCAGAACGAGCAGGGCCTGCGACCGTACGGTGTCGCTCTGCAGAACAGCCAGGAAGCCTGCGCTGACTACCTCCTCACCGTAGAAGTCTGCCTGGGGCTCTCGGCTGACCAGGTGCTGCTGGAGGGACATTTCCAAAG TTTGCAAGCGGAGAACACAGAGGTGAAGAATGGATTCAAAGAG TTGCTCGTGCTGACAAGAAGATTGCTAAGGAGGCAAGAAGAGGCATTGCAGTACGTCCAGGCTGTGTGCACAGGCAACTTGAGTTCAGACAGGGCCGAATCTGACAGTGCTTCATCATTACCATGGAACTCTCTCTCAGG GAATTCGGACAGCAAGCAGGCACAGGCCAAGCTCCAGGCACTCCTGGAAAACAGCCAACTCAAACTGCTTCCAGAAGAAGAAAGCCGTCTGCTGCAGCTGGAGGAAAAGTGGCGGCGCCTGCGGGTGAACAAGGGCGCTGTCGAAACACGCTCCCCTGTGGAGCTAATTAG GTCACAGTTTGCACAAGTGCTAGCCAAGTGCAGCACTCCACCGGTGCAGCCGATGAGGCCAGCTTCCTCCTCCGGAACGTCAGTGTCCAACGACAGCGAAGAGGAGAGCACCGAGGATGAGCCGAACGTTGCTAGCTCCCTGGCCACAACGAAGCACGTGCCAAGCCTCATGCCCTGGGAGCAAGAGGTCTGCTCCTGGGACAAGGTCCAGGTCTTCTTGGACGGCCTCTGTGAAAAGCAGGCCCCTCCAAAGAAAAACAGGAGTTCAAACACGCTCGTCATACGCCAGGGAGCATCCAGGCTGCGGGCTAAGAACTATCGCGAGCAGCTCGAATCTGCACCCGAGAATGTCAGCTTGAAAGTGCTGTTTGAGAACAACCCCGAGCTGAGGCAGGAAGGCCAGACGTGCTCTGTTCTCGAGGTGCTGGAGCCATCGAGCAGCGACGCGGAAGATGATTTGCACCACGACAGCTGTGGCAGCTCTTCGGGGTCGTTTCGGTCCAACGAGAACGCTGTGCTGCACGTGGCGCAGCGGCGGCAGCCGAGGCAAGTGAACGGTGACCGCCACTTGCGCAGCTCTAGCTCGGGTGCCTCGAAGGAAGGTGGCAGGGCCAGAGCCATCTTTCTGACAAACATTGCAGAGCTGCCCGATTGCTCGAGCAGCTACAAGCTCAGCGTGAAGTTCCAGCAGTCCCAGGAGTGTTCGCATACGAACTTGCCTGAGGTTGCGCCCAAGGAAGAAGTTGCAGAAGCTGGCGCAAACGATGGCAAATCAAAAAGTGCTGAAAAGCAGATGACTCTCGCCGAGCCTGACCTGATTCGGGGAACCAGCATGGCAGAAAGGTGTCCGCTCGACACATCACAGGGGAGTGCAGTCTCGTCCTTGGAAGTTCCTGCTCGAGAGGTCTCCGTCCAGGATGCCGAAGAGCTGAAAGAACAGCACGATGGTGCTGAAGGTGTTACAGCTGATAGCACACCTTCCCTGGCTGAAGCCTCCTCGCCCGGTGCATCCAGTGCCAAGAAGCGCAGTGGCTTCTTGCTCAAGTTTTCCCTGAAAGGCCGCTTTCAATCCaagcagaaacagcagcagcagcagcagccgcgcaAGTGCGAAGAGATAAGCCCCGAAGAGTTTCGTGAGACGTACACGCGTAGCGCAGGTTCGGAGCCTCCAGCGGTCCCGAGCAGAGACAGCGCGGTGCCGAGCCCCGTCAAGGGGAATGAACTGTTTTCGAGTGCGCCACTACCGCCACCGCCGATTCCTTCATTACCGCGGAGGGACCCGCCACCGGTGCCTCCTCCATGTGAAGAGGTGCCTCCGCGGCCCGCCATGCCTCTCACCGAGGAGCAGGAAGAAAAGTGCTCGCCTTCAGAAGATGGGCTGCTCTACCTCCGCAACGGTTCACCCGAACCCAGCATACTGCAGCCCGACTCTGTCCTATCCAAGACGACTGGAG GAACACTTTCACGACCTGCATCGTCAGCATCGCAGACCGAAGATGGCCGACGGGGCTCCGTGACGCTCAGCAGGACAAGCGCTTTCTCCCTGGCCAAGCCACTGTCGCCTACCGAGCTGTTGCTGCACACACCAGACTCCTCGGTGGGCGGTCGGCAGTCGCCTGCTCCCAGCGAAGTCTCCAAGACTGAGAGTGCCCTGTCGCCCCCGAGCGAAGCATCCAAGGCAGAGAGCGCCCGGCAGCCGCCACTATGCAAGATTGAGGAAGCAGCTCAGGAAGCACTGAAGCGTGCCGCTGGTCCACTACTAGATGCGACCAAGGGGCCCCAAGAGACGGCAGCTGCTCAGGAATCCCAGCCGTCACTTGTCcctagcagcagtagcagcagcagcagcaacagtgcaAAA AGCAAGAAAATGACCCTTGCtgcaagaaagaacaagaagagcTCCAAGCCATG